Proteins co-encoded in one Corylus avellana chromosome ca9, CavTom2PMs-1.0 genomic window:
- the LOC132161966 gene encoding exocyst complex component EXO70A1: protein MGVPQAMQALSERAVFMRESLHKSQTITDNMVAILGSFDHRLSALETAMRPTQVRTHSIRRAHENIDKTLKAADVILGQFDLMRKAEAKILRGPHEDLESYLEAIDQLRSIVRFFSSNKSFKSSGGILNHTNNLLAKSISKLEDEFKQLLTNYSKPVDPDRLFDCLPNSLRPSSASPGNQGDASSRTHSEHHKSLETAVYTPPTLIPPRVLPLLHDLAQQMLQAGNQQQLFRTYRETRSSVMEQSLRKLGVERLTKDDVQKMQWEVLEAKIGNWIHYMRIAVKLLFAAEKKVCDQIFDGAEILRDQCFAEVTTNSVAVLLSFGEAIAKSKRSPEKLFVLLDMYEIMRELQSEIETLFGTKYSIEMRESALSLTKRLAQTAQETFGDFEEAVEKDATKTSVLDGTVHPLTSYVINYVKFLFDYQSTLKQLFQEFDHADPEAQLASVTTRIMQALQNNLDGKSKQYKDSALTQLFLMNNIHYIVRSVRRSEAKDLLGDDWVQIHRRIVQQHANQYKRVSWAKILQCLTVQGSSSSGGGGPVGGEGSGSGVSRASVKDRFKTFNSQFEELHQRQSQWTVPDSELRESLRLAVAEVVLPAFRSFLRRFGPMIENGKNPQKYIRYTPEDLERMLSEFFEGKTWNEQKR, encoded by the exons atgggggtTCCACAGGCAATGCAGGCCCTGAGCGAAAGAGCGGTGTTCATGAGAGAGTCGCTGCATAAGAGCCAGACGATCACGGACAACATGGTCGCCATTCTCGGTTCCTTCGACCATCGTCTCTCGGCCCTTGAAACAGCCATGCGTCCCACTCAG GTACGTACGCATTCGATACGGAGGGCGCATGAGAATATCGATAAGACATTGAAAGCTGCAGATGTAATATTGGGACAATTCGACCTCATGCGCAAG GCAGAGGCTAAGATACTCAGAGGCCCACATGAGGACCTTGAAAGCTACCTAGAAGCAATTGATCAGCTGAGAAGCATAGTTCGTTTTTTCAGCAGCAACAAAAGTTTTAAGAGCAGTGGTGGCATCCTTAACCACACCAATAACTTGCTTGCAAAATCTATCTCAAAACTTGAGGATGAGTTCAAACAGCTGTTAACAAATTACAG CAAGCCTGTGGATCCTGATCGTCTTTTTGATTGTCTTCCCAACTCTCTACGGCCATCATCAGCATCACCAGGTAACCAAGGTGATGCTAGTAGCAGGACTCATTCTGAGCACCATAAAAGCTTAGAAACTGCTGTTTACACACCTCCAACTCTTATTCCGCCTAGGGTTCTGCCACTTCTGCATGATTTAGCCCAACAAATGCTTCAAGCTGGAAATCAGCAACAGCTATTTCGAACTTACAG GGAGACTCGATCTTCAGTTATGGAACAGAGTCTCAGAAAATTAGGTGTGGAGAGACTTACTAAAGATGATGTCCAGAAAATGCAGTGGGAGGTTTTGGAGGCTAAGATTGGGAATTGGATACATTACATGCGGATTGCT GTCAAACTGCTTTTTGCTGCGGAAAAGAAAGTATGTGATCAAATATTTGATGGTGCTGAGATTCTTAGGGATCAGTGTTTTGCCGAAGTAACTACGAACAGTGTAGCTGTGCTTCTCAGTTTCGGAGAGGCTATTGCCAAAAGCAAGAGATCGCCTGAAAAATTGTTTGTTCTTTTAGACATGTATGAGATAATGAGAGAACTTCAGTCAGAG ATTGAAACACTTTTCGGAACTAAATATTCTATTGAAATGCGGGAATCTGCACTGAGTTTGACAAAGCGGCTAGCTCAGACAGCCCAAGAGACCTTTGGTGATTTTGAAGAAGCGGTTGAAAAAGATGCCACGAAAACTTCTGTACTTGATGGAACTGTCCACCCCTTGACTAGCTATGTGATAAATTACGTAAAGTTTCTATTCGA CTACCAATCAACACTGAAGCAACTTTTTCAGGAGTTTGACCATGCCGATCCTGAAGCTCAGTTAGCATCTGTAACTACAAGGATTATGCAGGCTCTCCAGAATAACCTGGATGGGAAATCCAAGCAGTACAAAGATTCTGCATTGACACAATTGTTTCTTATGAACAACATTCACTATATAGTGAGATCGGTTCGAAG GTCAGAGGCAAAGGATTTGTTGGGGGATGACTGGGTGCAGATACACCGTAGGATTGTTCAGCAGCATGCAAATCAATATAAGAGAGTTTCTTGGGCAAAG aTTCTTCAGTGTCTCACCGTTCAGGGCTCTAGTTCATCAGGCGGCGGTGGTCCAGTTGGAGGGGAGGGTAGTGGCAGCGGAGTTTCTAGAGCTTCAGTGAAAGATAGGTTCAAGACCTTCAATAGCCAATTTGAAGAACTTCATCAAAGGCAATCTCAGTGGACAGTTCCCGACAGTGAGTTGCGCGAGTCTCTCAGGCTGGCTGTTGCTGAAGTCGTCTTGCCTGCTTTTAGATCTTTCCTTAGACGTTTCGG GCCTATGATCGAGAATGGGAAGAACCCTCAAAAGTACATAAGATACACCCCCGAAGATCTTGAACGCATGCTGAGTGAATTTTTTGAGGGCAAGACCTGGAATGAACAAAAGCGGTAA